The following coding sequences are from one Streptomyces angustmyceticus window:
- a CDS encoding phosphotransferase — MDQKTEPETEKDPETDPELEPEIPLAGGRITEGVVRVGDTVRRPVGPHSPFVHRLLRHLADTGSDAAPRLLGIDPRGREILSFQQGATVTEFRARDWSPAQISAAARLLRRLHDATAGTPVAGGEETVCHNDFSPLNVAFVDGLPVRAFDFDQAAPGPRTRDLAYAAWLWLLGADIAGPLDHQLALLRTFLDAYGPADERRRGRRAR; from the coding sequence ATGGACCAGAAGACGGAGCCGGAGACCGAGAAGGACCCGGAGACAGACCCGGAGCTGGAGCCGGAGATTCCGTTGGCCGGGGGCCGGATCACAGAGGGTGTGGTCCGGGTCGGGGACACGGTGCGGCGGCCGGTCGGGCCGCATTCGCCGTTCGTGCACCGACTGCTCCGGCATCTGGCGGACACCGGCTCCGACGCCGCGCCGAGGCTGCTCGGGATCGACCCCAGGGGCCGCGAGATCCTCAGCTTCCAGCAGGGGGCGACCGTGACCGAGTTCCGGGCCCGTGACTGGTCGCCGGCCCAGATCTCCGCCGCGGCGCGTCTGCTGCGCCGGCTGCACGACGCGACCGCCGGCACGCCGGTCGCGGGCGGCGAGGAGACGGTGTGCCACAACGACTTCTCCCCGCTCAACGTCGCCTTCGTCGACGGCCTGCCGGTGCGCGCCTTCGACTTCGACCAGGCCGCCCCCGGCCCCCGCACACGTGACCTCGCGTACGCCGCCTGGCTGTGGCTGCTCGGCGCCGACATCGCCGGGCCGCTCGACCATCAGCTGGCCCTCCTGCGTACCTTCCTCGACGCGTACGGGCCGGCGGACGAGCGCCGTCGGGGCCGCCGGGCCCGGTGA
- a CDS encoding RICIN domain-containing protein, which translates to MWTSLEPAAITVDPGSVARVRLRIRNTGDTVEEYRLRPAGDPAGWTRVEPDVLRLYPGAEGTAEVVFAPPRTPDAVAGPTPFGIRVEPAEHPEIRDVVEGQVTVGTFTELRSELVPLTVQGRWRAKAAVAIDNLGNQPLTVSLSGRENGDALSVEAVPSSVQVAPGRAAFARLNIRPGRVSWVGGTNKHPFTVSALRAGVPEPAELRGTYVQPSVLPRWAMAVCSLLLAATLAFVALWFTAQPSVATSAKDKPGPVGRPIEQPTKPAPSPPPEQPSPSAPPPQEPKDEKPEGGDEQKDEGPQAQTIRDASGEGWYLQVNQGGQEDGTQVGQNPRWTGEEFGRNQWWIIHHYPENNSVSLEAASAPGSVVDLKENTNQVQIEGVSAENLESGKLGEHQKWRLEDTDNGRTRIVNMSNNECLTDMQNDKGAITWQCSDGPNEQQDWKISDGP; encoded by the coding sequence ATGTGGACTTCACTGGAACCGGCCGCGATCACCGTCGACCCGGGTTCCGTCGCGCGCGTACGGCTACGCATCCGCAACACGGGCGACACCGTCGAGGAGTACCGGCTGCGGCCGGCCGGCGACCCCGCGGGGTGGACGCGGGTGGAGCCGGACGTGCTGCGGCTCTATCCGGGGGCGGAGGGCACCGCGGAGGTCGTCTTCGCGCCCCCGCGGACACCGGACGCCGTGGCCGGGCCGACGCCCTTCGGCATCCGCGTCGAGCCGGCCGAGCACCCCGAGATCCGCGATGTGGTCGAGGGGCAGGTGACGGTCGGCACCTTCACCGAACTCCGCAGCGAACTGGTCCCGTTGACCGTGCAGGGCCGATGGCGCGCCAAAGCGGCGGTCGCCATCGACAACCTCGGCAACCAGCCGCTGACCGTCTCGCTCTCCGGCCGGGAGAACGGGGACGCGCTCTCCGTCGAGGCCGTGCCGAGCTCGGTGCAGGTCGCCCCGGGGCGCGCCGCCTTCGCCCGGCTCAACATCCGCCCCGGTCGGGTCAGCTGGGTCGGCGGCACCAACAAACATCCCTTCACGGTCTCGGCGCTGCGGGCCGGCGTACCGGAGCCGGCCGAACTGCGCGGCACCTACGTCCAGCCGTCCGTCCTGCCGCGCTGGGCGATGGCGGTGTGCTCGCTGCTGCTGGCGGCGACGCTGGCCTTCGTGGCGCTGTGGTTCACGGCCCAGCCCTCGGTGGCCACCAGCGCGAAGGACAAGCCCGGCCCCGTCGGACGCCCCATCGAGCAGCCCACGAAACCGGCGCCCTCGCCGCCGCCCGAGCAGCCCTCCCCCTCCGCGCCTCCCCCGCAGGAGCCGAAGGACGAAAAGCCCGAGGGCGGCGACGAGCAGAAGGACGAGGGTCCCCAGGCCCAGACCATCCGGGACGCCTCGGGCGAAGGCTGGTACCTCCAGGTCAACCAGGGCGGTCAGGAGGACGGCACACAGGTCGGCCAGAACCCGCGGTGGACGGGCGAGGAGTTCGGCCGCAACCAGTGGTGGATCATCCATCACTACCCCGAGAACAACTCGGTCTCCCTGGAGGCGGCCAGCGCACCGGGCAGCGTCGTCGACCTGAAGGAGAACACCAACCAGGTCCAGATCGAGGGTGTCTCCGCGGAGAACCTGGAGTCGGGCAAACTCGGCGAGCACCAGAAGTGGCGGCTGGAGGACACGGACAACGGCCGCACCCGCATCGTCAACATGTCCAACAACGAGTGCCTCACCGACATGCAGAACGACAAGGGCGCCATCACCTGGCAGTGCTCCGACGGGCCCAACGAACAGCAGGACTGGAAGATCTCCGACGGTCCGTGA
- a CDS encoding phage tail sheath family protein, with protein sequence MPNYLSPGVYVEEVASGSRPIEGVGTSVAAFVGLAPTGPLNDPTLVTNWSQYVAAFGEFTDGYYLAHSVYGFFNNGGTAAYVVRVGGAPDGTEPAAAVQSAPRALTAGEPVALGTFKVAAIAPASAGGALSVEVQDAEGEGGADRFKLVVKDGDKAVESFDVSAKKSARNYVVTQVKQRSKTIVVEEAAAAAQLTKPDAQSVTLAPPAPAPAAPAASGAVERLDSGRFIGDSADRTGFGGLEALDEVNMVAVPDLMAAYQQGLIDEEQVKAVQLGLIAHCELMGDRMAVLDPPPALNARDIRKWRQEIAGYDSRYAALYYPWIKVFDPTSGQSRIVPPSGHMAGVWARNDSERGVHKAPANEIVRGAVDLELQITRGEQDLLNPVGVNCIRAFPGRGIRVWGARTLASDPAWRYLNVRRYFNYLEESILIGTQWVVFEPNDEALWARIRRNISAFLVNEWRSGALFGQRPEDAFYVKCDAETNPVESVDLGRVVCEIGIAPVKPAEFVVFRLAQFSGGGGELEE encoded by the coding sequence ATGCCCAACTACCTGTCGCCCGGCGTCTACGTCGAGGAGGTCGCCAGCGGATCCCGGCCCATCGAAGGCGTCGGAACGTCCGTTGCCGCCTTCGTCGGGCTGGCGCCCACCGGCCCGCTGAACGATCCGACGCTGGTGACGAACTGGTCCCAGTACGTGGCGGCCTTCGGGGAGTTCACGGACGGGTACTACCTGGCGCATTCCGTGTACGGCTTCTTCAACAACGGCGGGACGGCGGCGTACGTCGTACGCGTGGGCGGTGCCCCGGACGGCACGGAACCCGCCGCGGCCGTACAGAGCGCGCCCAGGGCGCTGACCGCCGGGGAGCCGGTGGCGCTGGGCACCTTCAAGGTCGCCGCGATCGCGCCCGCTTCCGCCGGCGGGGCGCTCTCCGTCGAGGTGCAGGACGCCGAGGGCGAGGGCGGCGCCGACCGCTTCAAGCTGGTCGTCAAGGACGGCGACAAGGCCGTCGAGAGCTTCGACGTCAGCGCGAAGAAGAGCGCCCGCAACTACGTCGTCACGCAGGTGAAGCAGCGCTCGAAGACGATCGTCGTCGAAGAGGCCGCCGCGGCCGCGCAGTTGACGAAGCCGGACGCCCAGAGCGTCACCCTGGCCCCGCCCGCCCCGGCACCCGCAGCCCCCGCGGCGTCCGGCGCCGTCGAGCGGCTGGACTCCGGCCGGTTCATCGGCGACTCCGCCGACCGCACCGGATTCGGCGGCCTGGAGGCGCTCGACGAGGTCAACATGGTCGCCGTACCGGACCTGATGGCCGCCTACCAGCAGGGCCTGATCGACGAGGAGCAGGTCAAGGCCGTCCAGCTCGGGCTCATCGCGCACTGCGAGCTGATGGGCGACCGGATGGCCGTCCTCGACCCGCCGCCCGCCCTGAACGCCCGTGACATCCGCAAGTGGCGCCAGGAGATCGCGGGGTACGACTCCCGGTACGCCGCGCTCTACTACCCGTGGATCAAGGTCTTCGACCCGACCTCCGGCCAGTCGCGCATCGTGCCGCCGTCCGGCCACATGGCCGGCGTGTGGGCCCGCAACGACAGCGAGCGGGGTGTCCACAAGGCGCCGGCCAATGAGATCGTCCGCGGGGCGGTCGATCTGGAACTGCAGATCACCCGTGGTGAGCAGGACCTGCTCAACCCGGTCGGGGTGAACTGCATTCGCGCCTTCCCCGGACGCGGAATCCGGGTGTGGGGCGCGCGGACCCTGGCGTCCGACCCGGCGTGGCGCTACCTGAACGTCCGGCGCTACTTCAACTACCTCGAAGAGTCGATTCTCATCGGGACCCAGTGGGTGGTGTTCGAGCCGAACGACGAGGCGCTGTGGGCCCGCATCCGGCGCAACATCTCGGCGTTCCTGGTCAACGAGTGGCGCTCGGGCGCACTGTTCGGGCAGCGGCCCGAGGACGCCTTCTACGTCAAGTGTGACGCCGAGACCAACCCCGTCGAATCCGTCGACCTGGGACGGGTCGTGTGCGAGATCGGCATCGCGCCGGTCAAGCCCGCCGAATTCGTGGTCTTCCGGCTGGCGCAGTTCTCCGGCGGCGGCGGGGAGCTGGAGGAGTAG
- a CDS encoding phage tail protein, with amino-acid sequence MSLQPGDALTSHNFGLQIDGVMVEYLQEVSGLTMEQDVIEYQQVSADGKPVVKKMPGTKKAGECTVTRGMTQSGAFSEWINKSIAGDMGSARKNATIMMMDYQNNPVKRYNMRNAWCSKVETSGVKAGDAAALTEQVTIVFEELVIE; translated from the coding sequence GTGTCCCTTCAGCCCGGTGATGCTCTCACCTCACACAATTTCGGCCTGCAGATCGACGGTGTGATGGTCGAATATCTGCAGGAGGTCAGCGGCCTGACCATGGAACAGGACGTCATCGAATACCAGCAGGTCTCGGCGGACGGAAAGCCCGTCGTGAAGAAGATGCCCGGCACGAAGAAGGCCGGCGAATGCACGGTGACCCGCGGTATGACGCAGAGCGGCGCGTTCAGCGAATGGATCAACAAGTCCATCGCGGGCGACATGGGTTCGGCCCGTAAGAACGCCACGATCATGATGATGGACTACCAGAACAACCCGGTGAAGCGTTACAACATGCGCAACGCCTGGTGCAGCAAGGTGGAGACCAGCGGGGTCAAGGCGGGCGACGCGGCCGCACTGACCGAGCAGGTCACCATCGTCTTCGAAGAGCTGGTCATCGAATAA
- a CDS encoding DUF6760 family protein — MTYATDRIEEEVAYLAYHFHWGLDDILDLEHADRRAYVAQSAALVERAEGKQ; from the coding sequence GTGACGTACGCGACCGATCGGATCGAGGAGGAAGTTGCCTACCTCGCCTACCACTTCCACTGGGGGCTGGACGACATTCTCGACCTCGAACACGCCGACCGGCGCGCGTACGTGGCGCAGAGCGCGGCCCTGGTCGAACGGGCCGAAGGGAAGCAGTGA
- a CDS encoding phage tail protein — translation MPAPKDPGSTVFFKLSIDGQDLGLFNGCDGLASEVEVEQRQEGGNNGFVWQLPTRVTFSTIRLTRPLTADTARVAAWISSLATGIRRPTAQIAALRADGSIVAQWGLVEVLPVRWQGPSLDPASPGVATETLEIAHHGFTDAGGA, via the coding sequence ATGCCCGCGCCCAAGGACCCCGGATCCACCGTCTTCTTCAAGCTGTCCATCGACGGGCAGGACCTCGGCCTGTTCAACGGCTGTGACGGGCTGGCCTCCGAGGTGGAGGTGGAGCAGCGGCAGGAGGGCGGCAACAACGGATTCGTCTGGCAGTTGCCGACCCGCGTGACGTTCTCCACGATCCGGCTCACCCGCCCCCTCACCGCCGACACCGCCCGCGTGGCGGCCTGGATCTCCTCCCTCGCCACCGGTATCCGCAGGCCGACCGCGCAGATCGCGGCCCTGCGCGCGGACGGGTCGATCGTCGCGCAGTGGGGGCTGGTCGAGGTGCTGCCCGTGCGGTGGCAGGGGCCGAGCCTGGACCCGGCCAGTCCGGGGGTGGCGACCGAGACGCTGGAGATCGCGCACCACGGGTTCACCGACGCGGGGGGTGCCTGA
- a CDS encoding CIS tube protein, translating to MAAPTGGKAGASLVRAALAIHQPPTDLGGSIGGRIGEVEFQFNPTQLQLGREAEWHTQAAVAYTRGAPPKFTGTRPATLQLEVFLDASGTPNAGKVQKQVELLLSCCEVTPQSVNSKRPSPPWVRFSWGAFNTVQFVAYVTSVQATYTLFNPTGEPIRATCALSLTEVAMPTKGQNPTSGALSARRIHRTVAGDSLASLAWREYGDATRWRLIAEANEIDDPMRLRPGTELLLPAADEAPPEGRLPHGPSGHPTFQETHR from the coding sequence ATGGCCGCGCCGACCGGCGGGAAGGCGGGGGCGAGTCTCGTACGGGCCGCGCTCGCGATCCATCAGCCGCCCACCGATCTCGGCGGCTCCATCGGCGGCCGGATCGGCGAGGTGGAGTTCCAGTTCAACCCGACGCAGTTGCAGCTGGGGCGGGAGGCGGAGTGGCACACCCAGGCCGCGGTCGCGTACACGCGCGGCGCGCCGCCGAAGTTCACCGGCACCCGGCCCGCCACCCTCCAGCTGGAGGTGTTCCTGGACGCCTCCGGGACCCCGAACGCCGGGAAGGTGCAGAAGCAGGTGGAACTCCTGCTCTCGTGCTGCGAGGTGACGCCGCAGAGCGTCAACTCCAAGCGGCCCTCGCCCCCGTGGGTCCGGTTCTCCTGGGGGGCGTTCAACACCGTGCAGTTCGTCGCGTACGTGACGAGCGTGCAGGCCACCTACACCCTGTTCAACCCCACCGGGGAGCCGATCCGCGCCACCTGCGCGCTGTCCCTGACCGAGGTGGCCATGCCCACCAAGGGGCAGAACCCCACCTCCGGCGCGCTCTCCGCCCGCCGTATCCACCGCACGGTCGCGGGTGACTCGCTCGCCTCGCTGGCCTGGCGGGAGTACGGGGACGCGACCCGCTGGCGGCTGATCGCCGAGGCCAACGAGATCGACGATCCGATGCGGCTGCGGCCGGGCACCGAGCTGCTGCTGCCCGCCGCCGACGAAGCCCCGCCCGAAGGCCGTCTCCCGCACGGCCCCTCAGGCCACCCCACCTTCCAGGAGACCCACCGATGA
- a CDS encoding VgrG-related protein — protein sequence MSEKTYTSVLHVEIGGTVLPDKLATLLTEGWVDASVNVPSAFQLTFADRGSDILQTFPQLKIGAKAVLSPFTDGQRGTPMLTGEITALEVDADASGKSLVVRGYDPGHRLLRNRRVAGYPQMTASDIVRRLAGRNKLSLGTVEATRTVYELATQPNITDWDFLLRLAQENDVHLSFDPYGKLRFGKLAPASSAPADTTPAAQSPYVLEFGHNALHSRIAVTAAGQVAKAGARGWNMRAKRALTAESPATTSKDIVADIAPGALSRPFGAAELTATDTPFTTQAQVTHAARALADDVAGSFAELEVAVTGNPQLAPGRPVALKGAGFPFEGKYTATGVRHVFESGRQFTTWLTVSGRQFRSLYGLASGGAEAAPPMPGVAMALVSNAKDPLKLGRVRLRFPWLSDTYESDWCRVAQLGGVRGGGLILPEVGDEVLCAFDRGSLEHPYVLAGLYNGIDKPTRQTDGLPAVDPTSGRVNWRSLASRSGHTVELVDAKSRMKSGIRLQTGNGKLTVHMDETRTQVTIRSDGSVSITGTRNVSIKAGGNLSLTAGGSLTMSAGGAVDIKAGAKFGVAAGAVADINATGAISLKSAGAVAVNSVGAVSVSAVGAVAVNAGAAAAINSPATVTLNAPAVLRNGIPF from the coding sequence ATGAGCGAGAAGACGTACACCAGCGTCCTGCACGTCGAGATCGGCGGGACGGTACTGCCCGACAAGCTCGCCACCCTCCTCACCGAGGGCTGGGTGGACGCCAGCGTCAACGTGCCCTCCGCCTTCCAGCTCACCTTCGCCGACCGCGGCTCCGACATCCTGCAGACCTTCCCGCAGCTGAAGATCGGCGCGAAGGCGGTGCTGTCGCCCTTCACCGACGGGCAGCGCGGCACCCCCATGCTGACCGGCGAGATCACCGCGCTGGAGGTGGACGCGGACGCGAGCGGCAAGTCCCTGGTGGTACGGGGCTACGACCCGGGGCACCGGCTGCTGCGCAACCGCCGGGTCGCCGGCTACCCCCAGATGACCGCGAGCGACATCGTGCGCCGCCTGGCCGGCCGCAACAAGCTCTCCCTCGGCACGGTGGAGGCCACCCGCACCGTCTACGAGCTGGCCACCCAGCCCAATATCACCGACTGGGACTTCCTGCTGCGCCTGGCCCAGGAGAACGACGTCCACCTGTCCTTCGACCCGTACGGCAAACTGCGGTTCGGCAAGCTCGCCCCCGCCTCCTCCGCGCCGGCGGACACCACACCGGCCGCGCAGAGCCCGTACGTCCTGGAGTTCGGGCACAACGCGCTGCACAGCCGGATCGCCGTCACCGCCGCCGGGCAGGTCGCCAAGGCGGGCGCGCGCGGCTGGAACATGCGCGCCAAGCGCGCCCTGACCGCCGAGTCCCCGGCCACGACGAGCAAGGACATCGTCGCCGACATCGCGCCCGGAGCCCTCAGCAGGCCCTTCGGTGCCGCCGAACTGACCGCCACGGACACCCCGTTCACCACCCAGGCGCAGGTCACCCACGCCGCCCGCGCGCTCGCCGACGACGTGGCGGGCTCCTTCGCCGAGCTGGAGGTCGCGGTCACCGGGAATCCGCAGCTGGCGCCGGGCCGGCCGGTCGCGCTCAAGGGCGCCGGCTTCCCGTTCGAGGGGAAGTACACCGCGACCGGAGTGCGCCATGTCTTCGAGTCCGGGCGGCAGTTCACCACCTGGCTGACCGTCTCGGGGCGGCAGTTCCGGTCGCTGTACGGGCTGGCGTCCGGCGGGGCGGAGGCGGCGCCGCCCATGCCGGGCGTGGCGATGGCGCTGGTCAGCAACGCCAAGGACCCGCTGAAGCTGGGCCGGGTCAGGCTGCGCTTCCCCTGGCTGTCGGACACCTACGAGAGCGACTGGTGCCGGGTCGCGCAGCTGGGCGGCGTCCGGGGCGGCGGACTGATCCTGCCGGAGGTCGGCGACGAGGTGCTGTGCGCCTTCGACCGGGGCTCGCTGGAGCACCCGTACGTGCTCGCCGGACTCTACAACGGCATCGACAAGCCGACCCGGCAGACGGACGGGCTGCCCGCGGTGGATCCGACCAGCGGCCGGGTCAACTGGCGCTCCCTCGCCTCGCGCAGCGGCCACACCGTCGAACTCGTCGACGCCAAGTCCCGGATGAAGAGCGGCATCCGGCTGCAGACCGGCAACGGCAAGCTCACCGTCCACATGGACGAGACGCGCACCCAGGTCACCATCCGCAGCGACGGCTCCGTCTCCATCACCGGCACCCGGAACGTGAGCATCAAGGCGGGCGGCAACCTGTCGCTGACCGCGGGCGGCTCGCTGACGATGAGCGCCGGCGGGGCGGTCGACATCAAGGCGGGCGCGAAGTTCGGCGTCGCGGCGGGCGCCGTGGCGGACATCAACGCGACCGGCGCCATCAGCCTCAAGTCGGCCGGCGCGGTGGCCGTCAACTCGGTCGGCGCGGTCTCCGTCTCCGCGGTCGGCGCGGTGGCCGTCAACGCGGGCGCCGCGGCGGCCATCAACTCGCCGGCCACGGTCACGCTGAACGCACCGGCCGTCCTGCGCAACGGCATTCCCTTCTAG
- a CDS encoding GPW/gp25 family protein yields the protein MSEQFVGAGWTFPLRTDPAGGIALARREREIEESIRLVLATAPGERPMRPEFGCAVHDMVFAPVNEATAGRIRYEVRSSLDRWEPRIEVQDVEVSPAPDEPTVLFIDVRYSVRGTNNPRSLVFPFYVIPSADAPSTESEA from the coding sequence ATGAGTGAACAGTTCGTCGGCGCGGGCTGGACCTTCCCGCTGCGCACCGACCCGGCCGGCGGGATCGCACTGGCCCGCAGGGAGCGGGAGATCGAGGAGTCGATCCGGCTCGTCCTGGCCACCGCGCCCGGTGAGCGGCCGATGCGGCCGGAATTCGGCTGCGCCGTCCACGACATGGTCTTCGCGCCGGTCAACGAGGCCACGGCCGGCCGCATCCGCTACGAGGTGCGGTCCTCGCTCGACCGCTGGGAGCCGCGCATCGAGGTCCAGGACGTCGAGGTGAGCCCGGCGCCCGACGAGCCGACCGTGCTGTTCATCGACGTCCGCTACAGCGTGCGCGGCACCAACAACCCGCGCAGCCTCGTCTTCCCCTTCTACGTGATCCCGTCCGCGGACGCACCGTCCACCGAAAGCGAAGCCTGA
- a CDS encoding putative baseplate assembly protein — protein MALPAPHLDDRRFQQFVDDAKRYVQQRCPEWTDHNVSDPGVTLIEAVAHMADQIVYRLNRVPEKNHLAFLDLLGVTLFPPSAARADVTFWLSAPQAEPVVLPAGTEVATGRTESEESVSFATEDDLTVVPCELAAVLRQEAGATPEDRGDDIFAGTDVAVFAPAPRPGDTLLFGLSAAVPRCAAVLRLDSRVDGVGVDPRQPPLVWEAWTADGWTGCELAEDTTGGLNRPGEVVLHVPAGHIVSRVGRTDSAWLRCRVVEAAPGQPFYSASPTVRSASAFTIGGTTAVAHADVVRDEPLGESTGVPGQRLRLAHAPVVADRPPLRLEVSDGDGWQEWQVVSDFAASGPYDRHLTLDATTGEIAFGPSVRQPDGTTTQFGAVPPKGAVLRAAHYRTGGGRAGNVARGAIQVLRSSIPYVARVENREAARGGVDGETVQEAKVRAPIALRAQERAVTARDYEELAGRAAPEAARIACLAVDPAEPAPGTGAAGQGGAASRTGENAVRVLVVPQAVPDRGGRLRFEQLVPGEELLGRITRFLDERRPLGTRLAVGPPFYQGVTVVATLHSFRAARAERVRAEALDALYAYLDPLTGGAHGEGWPFGRPLRSGEIFAALQRVPGVELVDEVLLHPADPLTGRRGDATDRIELAPSAVLFPFDHRVRVIEAR, from the coding sequence ATGGCCCTGCCCGCACCCCACCTCGACGACCGCCGCTTCCAGCAGTTCGTCGACGACGCCAAGCGCTATGTCCAGCAGCGCTGCCCCGAGTGGACCGACCACAACGTCTCGGACCCGGGCGTGACCCTCATCGAGGCCGTCGCGCACATGGCCGACCAGATCGTCTACCGCCTCAACCGGGTACCGGAGAAGAACCACCTGGCCTTCCTCGACCTGCTCGGCGTCACCCTCTTCCCGCCCTCCGCGGCCCGCGCCGACGTCACCTTCTGGCTCTCCGCCCCGCAGGCCGAGCCCGTGGTGCTGCCCGCGGGGACGGAGGTGGCCACCGGCCGCACCGAGTCCGAGGAGTCGGTGTCCTTCGCCACCGAGGACGACCTGACGGTGGTGCCCTGCGAACTGGCGGCCGTGCTGCGGCAGGAGGCGGGAGCCACCCCCGAGGACCGCGGTGACGACATCTTCGCCGGCACCGACGTCGCCGTCTTCGCTCCTGCCCCCCGGCCCGGCGACACCCTGCTGTTCGGGCTGTCGGCGGCGGTGCCGCGGTGCGCGGCCGTCCTGCGGCTGGACAGCCGGGTGGACGGCGTCGGCGTCGACCCGCGTCAGCCCCCGCTGGTCTGGGAGGCCTGGACCGCCGACGGGTGGACCGGGTGCGAGCTGGCGGAGGACACCACCGGCGGCCTCAACCGCCCCGGCGAGGTCGTCCTGCACGTCCCCGCCGGGCACATCGTCTCGCGCGTGGGACGGACCGACTCCGCCTGGCTGCGCTGCCGGGTCGTCGAGGCCGCGCCCGGCCAGCCCTTCTACAGCGCCTCGCCGACCGTCCGGTCCGCCTCCGCCTTCACCATCGGGGGCACGACCGCGGTCGCGCACGCCGACGTGGTGCGGGACGAACCGCTCGGCGAGTCCACGGGCGTGCCCGGCCAGCGGCTGCGCCTGGCCCACGCCCCCGTCGTCGCCGACCGTCCGCCGCTGCGCCTGGAGGTCTCCGACGGGGACGGCTGGCAGGAGTGGCAGGTCGTCTCCGACTTCGCGGCCTCCGGTCCGTACGACCGGCACCTCACCCTCGACGCGACCACCGGCGAGATCGCCTTCGGCCCCTCGGTACGCCAACCGGACGGCACGACCACCCAGTTCGGGGCCGTACCGCCCAAGGGCGCGGTGCTCCGTGCCGCGCACTACCGCACCGGCGGCGGGCGGGCGGGAAATGTGGCGCGCGGCGCGATCCAGGTGCTGCGCAGCTCCATCCCGTACGTGGCGCGGGTGGAGAACCGGGAAGCCGCGCGCGGCGGGGTCGACGGCGAGACGGTGCAGGAGGCGAAGGTGCGGGCGCCGATCGCGCTGCGCGCCCAGGAACGCGCCGTGACCGCCCGCGACTACGAGGAGCTGGCGGGACGCGCGGCCCCCGAAGCGGCCCGGATCGCCTGCCTCGCGGTCGATCCCGCCGAGCCCGCCCCGGGCACCGGCGCGGCGGGCCAGGGCGGCGCGGCGAGCCGGACCGGGGAGAACGCCGTCCGCGTCCTGGTCGTCCCCCAGGCCGTCCCCGACCGCGGCGGGCGCCTGCGCTTCGAGCAGCTGGTGCCCGGCGAGGAACTCCTCGGCCGGATCACCCGCTTCCTGGACGAGCGCCGCCCCCTGGGCACCCGCCTCGCGGTCGGCCCGCCCTTCTACCAGGGCGTCACGGTCGTCGCGACGCTGCACTCCTTCCGGGCGGCGCGCGCCGAGCGGGTACGGGCCGAGGCCCTGGACGCGCTGTACGCCTACCTCGACCCGCTGACCGGCGGCGCGCACGGCGAGGGCTGGCCGTTCGGCCGTCCGCTGCGCTCCGGCGAGATCTTCGCGGCCCTGCAGCGCGTCCCCGGCGTGGAACTCGTCGACGAGGTCCTGCTGCACCCCGCCGACCCGCTCACCGGCCGCCGCGGCGACGCCACCGACCGCATCGAACTGGCCCCGTCCGCCGTGCTGTTCCCGTTCGACCACCGCGTCCGCGTGATCGAGGCGCGATGA